The following is a genomic window from Deinococcus arcticus.
CCGTTCCGAATCTGCCCAATCAGCTCTATGAAGTCGCGGACGGCGGCGGTCTTGAGTTCGTCCGTCGCGTACGGGGGGACAACGTGTTCATACGGTTGCAAGGGCGCGCCCGCGAGGGACTGCACGATTTCGAACGGCAGGCCGTCCATCTGCGGTGCGGTTTGCCGGACGTGCCGGGCGGCGTCCTGGAGGTCGGCGTGCAGGATCCGGGCTGCCTCGTCGGACTCGGGTCGGTACGTCACGCCGTCGGTGAACACGAACAGGGTGATGGGGGGCACGTCTTCACTCGACACTTTGGCCAGGACGCAGTCGTAATCGAAGTGCGGCCAGGTGAGGACCCTGGTGTACCCGAGGCCGTCCAGGTGGCACAACAGCACGTCCGTTTTCGTGTTCAGCTGCGCCTTCCACGCGGCGGCCTGCACGTCGAGGCTCCGCCGGTCGCCGTCCATGGGGCCCCGGTCAATCTCGGCGGGGACGGCTTTTTTGGGCAGTTGTTGCGGGCGGCACAGGGCCGTGAACGCGTACGTCTTGCGGATGAACACGCGCAGGGCGACCACGTCATGGCACTGTTGCGCGTCCTGGACGAGCCGTTCGTGGCAGGCGTCCGGGCTTTCGGTGAGCAGGTCGTTCACCCAGCTGTCGAGCTCGCCGGGGCCGTCGTCGTGTTCGTCCATGATCTCGGCCATCCGCGTGAGGAGGTAGGTGAGGCTGCCTTCGCGTTCACCGGCGCAGGCGCGGGCCAGCCAGAGCCCGCCGAAGTAACTGTCGGGGTCCTGGCGGGGGTGGTACGCGAGGCTGAGCAGCGTGTCCACGTAGGTCAGGGCGTCCACGGTGTCGTCCGCCCAGAGGTCAAAGTGGCCGTGGTCGAGGTCGGTGACCATGGGGTACAGGTGGCCCATGCTGCTGGGGAGGGCGGGCCGTTCCAGCCACTTTTGCGCTGCGGCGACCGTGAGGTGGACGTCCATGACGGCGTGCGCGTGGGGCGTGTGGGCGGCCGGCGTCGCGGGTGTGGCTGCGGCGCTCGCATCGGTGAGGCCTTGCGCGGCGGCGGCGTTCCAGTTGGCGTACCCGAGCGCGGCAGAGAGGGCGTCGAGGGCCTGTCCGTGCTTGAGGGTGATGCCATGCGTGGCCTGCAGGTGCGCGGCGAGCTGCCGGGCCTGGTCCTTGACCGGGTGTTTCATGGGACTCCTGGGGACGGGCGTGACAGGGTCAGTGGGGCGGGGTCCTCGCGTTCCCGAGCCGCGTCGCCAGTCCCGAGGGTCGGGGTGGGTGGATGCCGGTTGGGGGTCATTACGCCGCGTTCACCATGCCCGTGTGGGCGCGAGGGGCCGGAGCGGCAGCCTTGAGGCGCACGCTACACCGTCCAGTCGGATCGTGGCAACCCGCACCGGCGCGCCGTGAGCGCACGGCCACCCATCAAACGGTCCATCAGCTGGCCGGCGCGGGCGTGCTTGAGCGTCCTGGCCTGTGCGGTGTCCTCATCGCGAACGGAGACCCCCTTGATCCCGTTCGCGTGCTGGGTGCTCAGCTCCAGCTCGTGCTGGGCGCAACTTGACCGCGTGCGAAGCTGACCATCTGGCGTACCTGTGTCCTTCGCTACCTGGCGCCTCAGTTCTGCGGACCAGCCCCGGTGGAGTGCAGGGTGGGTCAGGGCACGAGCCTGGTCACATCTTAGGGGAGGTGGACGTGGAAGCTGAAGCGCCAGGCGTTGGCGTACTCGGCCGTCATCAGGCAGGACAGGCGGTACTGTTTGCCGGCGACCGGCCAGGGGATGGTTTTGACCTGTTTTAACGGGGACTCACAGGCGTTGTTGAGATCAAACAGATTGCCTTCGGTCGGGGCTTTCCCCGTCATGGTCTCCACGAGTGCGGCCACCACCTTCGTTTTGTACCCCCCGGGGTAGAGCACGGTGTCTTGCGCGCCGGAGAGAAGCTGGGCGGAAATGACGCGGTTGTTCTGCCTGAGGACGCTGACGACTTCGGGTGCGGTGCCCATGCTGACGGGGAACTCGCCTTTGATGGTGTAGCGCCATTCGCTCAGGCCGGGGCCGAGGACGTCCTTTCCAGCGAGTTCGCAGGCGTAGGTCTTGCAGAATTTCGAGGTGACGAAGGAGTCGGTGGTGCCGAGGAGCGGGGCGGCCAGCGCGAAGGACGTCAGGCTTAGCGCGGTGGCGGTCAGGAGTCGCTTCATGCCCCGTTGTACCTCAGCTGGAAGAGGAGGGCAGGGAATTCTGTGGTGAGGGTCGGCTGGGGGAGGGTATAGGGGGCGGAATATGTATCTATATTGGACAATATAAGAGTTTACTCATACGCCCACATCCGCGTCTCCCCCTCATTTCTACTTGCCTCCCTCCATCTTTCCCCCGTGCTTTTGCTTGACTGATCCCTTGCTGAGGCGACCCGGTTTCCACAGTGCAGCGTCGAGCCACAGCTGGCACAGCTCACGCCGGTGCTGCAGCGTCGTCACCTGTCTCCAGCTGGGCGTCCTGGGCTCCTCCTCCATGCCTGGGCGGATGCGGCAGCGCCAGAGGAAAGACGCGCAGACCTGCATTCCTCCAATACTGAGCACAGGTCTGGACACGGGCGGAGGTCAGCAGTGCTTGTTCTCCTTATACAGTCCCATATAATAAGCTGGAGATGCCAGGCGACCTCCTCCACCCCGCCGACGAACGCGCCCTCAAACTCACCAAAGCCTTCCGCGACTACGACCTCGACACCATCGCCGCCACCCTTGGTGTCCAGGCACTCAGCCGCCCCCTCGCCCAGGTCCACAGCAACCTCAAACAAGTCTTTACCCGGGCCCAGACTGACGAGATTGACCTGCTCCAGCCCCCAGCGAACTTCCACACCTGGCTTGCCGGCCCCCTCAGTACGCCCAACCGCGGCCCCGGCCCCCTCAAGATCAACACCCTCACCGCCCGCGTCGTCACGTTGCGCGTCCTCTACGACGCCCTGATCACCGAAGGCGTGCTGACCACTAACCCCATGACCGGTTACCCCAACCCCGGCAGCGAACACGCCAGCGACCCCATCCCAGACCGTGAGGACATCGAACAGCTCCTGAAGACCGCCAAGGCCAGCAGCCCTGAACTGTTCGCCGCCCTTACCCTCATCGACGAGCACGCCTTCCAGGTCAAGGAACTCCTCAGCCTCAAATGGTCCAGGTACGAGCCGACCACCGGGGAACTCCTCCGCGCCCGAACCGTCACGAGACTGTCCGACACCGCCCAGCGCGCCCTCGAGCCCCTCCTCAAGGAAGCCGGCGGGCCCCTCTACGCGACCGAGAAGGCCCTCCCCATCTTCCCCATGACCGCCGAGGACCTCCGCGCGCAGCTGTGGAAAGCCTGCAAGGTCGCTGAGATCCCCCACATTCCGCTGAGCGCCCTGCGCCGCGCGAGTCTCCGTGACCACCCCGCCCGCATGGCCGCCAGCGGCTTTTCCAACGACCAGGCCTACCGCCGAGCGCTGAGACTCGCCGGCAAAGTCGTCGAGAAACACCGACGCGACGACCCGTAAGCCCACCGCGCACGCACCCCCGTTCACCCCTGCCCGGGGTGTGTGCCTCGCCGTCCGGCCATCACACCCCTCAACTGGACGCCCATACGGGCGTCCAGGCTGTTTTCAGGAGCACACATGACCACCCTTCCCGCAGCGCGCGTTCCCCGGGGCGCGCACGTCCACGTCCCGCACGGCACCTTCACCGTCACCCGCGTCACGCCCACCCCCAGCGGCGTCGTGCTGCGCACCGCGTGCCGACAGTCCCTGGCCTTCACCGCCACGCAGGCTGTGCACGTCACCCTGCCCCGCACCTGAGGCGCCCCGGTGACCGACCTGGACCCGCCCATCACGTGCCGCGTCATCCCCCTACGGCCCGCCAGTCCACACTCCCAGCAGGCCCCGGAACGCATCCCCCGCGTGGATGAAGGACTGCTGAAGTTCACCGGCCCCCCCGGAAAACCACCCGCGCGTCCATAGCGTAGGGGTATGTCCACCTTTCGCGACCTGCTCAGCGAGCACGCCGGGCCCGTCCTGCTCCGCCAGCAGCACCTGGCCGACCTGCTCGGCACCTTCACCTGGGACGCCGATCTGCACCAGGGCCTCCTGCACGTCAGTGGGCACACGCGGCCCTACCGGGCGCAGCTGATCGGGACTGAAATGCACCGCGACGCGTCCTGGCTGTGGGCGTGGGCGAACACCGGCAGTGGTCTGGGCGACGAGGTCACTGAGGACAGCCGGCGGGTGCGCGAGCACGGCCTGACCCGCGGCGTGCCTGAACTCACCACGCCGCGGCTGTGCACCGAGGCCGTGAGCGGGCACGACCTGGCCGTGATCGCCTGTGGGCTGACCGGGGCGGACGCCTACTTCCGGGGTGAGTTCCCAGGCGGCGCGGCGTACTTCACGTTGCGGGACGTACCGCCAGCCCCGGTCCTGACGGCCAGCCGCAGCGTGCACCTGATCACCACGGTGCTTCAGACGTTCGCGCTGCACCACCCGAATGCCGTTCGGGCGCTGTACGCCGCCCACGACTGCCCGGTCACCATCCGCGGCCGCCACTGGTCCGCCACGGTCGGGGCAGAAACGGTGCACCTCGCCTTTGATGATCTTCAGCGCCTCAGTGAGATCAGCCTCGCGCCCGCCGCCCTCACACCCGCCTGAATCCCGCAAAGGTATCGCTATCCCACAGGAGATCCCTATGTACCCGACCGGCATGACCCTCGGCGAAAGCCTGCACTACATCGACCCCGAAACGAACACCGAGCACTTCGCCACCCTGATTGGCCCAGCCGACGGGAAAGGGCAGCTGCACCTGAACGTGCACTACCCCGGCAAGCTCGAAGCCCGGCGCGCCGCGCTCTCCAAGCAGGTCACGGGCGGCACCTGCCACCCGGTGGACTTCACCCACGCGCCACTGACGCCCAAAGCGCCCAGTCTCTTCAAGCAGGTCCGCAAGTTCATCGACGAGCAGCGCTGAGGCACGCCGCGGCGCCAGGAGGACCGGATGACCCCCACCACCACCTTGCACATCGATCCGTCCGTTCTGCCCGAAACGCTGCGGCCCGTCGGGGAACTCGCCCTCGTGTGGCTGCACGACGACTTCACCGTCATGTTCCTGCGCGCCGAGGCCGCCAGTCTTGCCGAGCGCCAGGCGCTGCTTGACGCGCACAACCGGCATGGCCGCGACCTCGGTCACTGGCTGTGGCAGGCCGAACGGTCCGACACGAGCGAGGCCCTGTACCTGTTCCGGCAACTG
Proteins encoded in this region:
- a CDS encoding DUF6882 domain-containing protein; amino-acid sequence: MSTFRDLLSEHAGPVLLRQQHLADLLGTFTWDADLHQGLLHVSGHTRPYRAQLIGTEMHRDASWLWAWANTGSGLGDEVTEDSRRVREHGLTRGVPELTTPRLCTEAVSGHDLAVIACGLTGADAYFRGEFPGGAAYFTLRDVPPAPVLTASRSVHLITTVLQTFALHHPNAVRALYAAHDCPVTIRGRHWSATVGAETVHLAFDDLQRLSEISLAPAALTPA
- a CDS encoding glyoxalase superfamily protein, whose amino-acid sequence is MKHPVKDQARQLAAHLQATHGITLKHGQALDALSAALGYANWNAAAAQGLTDASAAATPATPAAHTPHAHAVMDVHLTVAAAQKWLERPALPSSMGHLYPMVTDLDHGHFDLWADDTVDALTYVDTLLSLAYHPRQDPDSYFGGLWLARACAGEREGSLTYLLTRMAEIMDEHDDGPGELDSWVNDLLTESPDACHERLVQDAQQCHDVVALRVFIRKTYAFTALCRPQQLPKKAVPAEIDRGPMDGDRRSLDVQAAAWKAQLNTKTDVLLCHLDGLGYTRVLTWPHFDYDCVLAKVSSEDVPPITLFVFTDGVTYRPESDEAARILHADLQDAARHVRQTAPQMDGLPFEIVQSLAGAPLQPYEHVVPPYATDELKTAAVRDFIELIGQIRNGDPTD